Proteins co-encoded in one Neofelis nebulosa isolate mNeoNeb1 chromosome 2, mNeoNeb1.pri, whole genome shotgun sequence genomic window:
- the LOC131490860 gene encoding uncharacterized protein LOC131490860 — protein sequence MRTKAFPVETKRFPSGHHDLILSPVGGLHTCPNLRHWPESPAPGSETSQPTASLPRDPGLRNSPHPHRPRLPPTRQGSWGTAGSALSAAAGRYPTNRYARLVAPSVCVTRRRGAELLWAARGSHSHAAGALHAECGGWAPLPFTLPLRELARGGGAGSSGHRPLPPSAPTPVRPPRGRDRGTPIRPQVPRILAVTYTRAGRRRRPPPQSLADKREKPRRTDGAYPRGLRFHAYYNQLIFEKGAKTIQWEKKSLFNKSCWDNWISVCKRMKLHPYFTPYTKINSMWIIQQPERLF from the exons ATGAG AACAAAAGCATTCCCGGTGGAGACAAAGCGATTTCCCTCAGGTCACCACGACCTCATCCTCTCCCCGGTCGGTGGCCTGCACACCTGCCCGAACCTCCGCCACTGGCCCGAATCTCCCGCTCCCGGGTCCGAGACCTCCCAGCCCACCGCCTCCCTCCCTCGAGACCCAGGTCTGcgcaactccccccacccccaccgccccaggctccctcccacccgccaggGCAGCTGGGGCACcgcaggctccgcgctgagcgCCGCCGCCGGCCGTTACCCAACTAACCGTTATGCGCGGCTTGTGGCGCCGAGCGTGTGCGTGACGCGGCGGCGCGGGGCGGAGCTCCTCTGGGCCGCACGCGGCTCCCACTCCCACGCAGCGGGAGCGCTCCACGCGGAGTGTGGCGGGTGGGCGCCGCTCCCTTTTACGCTGCCCCTGCGGGAGCTTGCGCGCGGGGGCGGAGCTGGCTCTTCTGGccaccgccccctgccccccagcgcGCCTACACCTGTCCGGCCCCCACGCGGCCGCGACCGCGGAACCCCCATCCGGCCACAAGTCCCCCGCATCCTCGCGGTGACTTACACGCGTGCGGGACGCCGGCGCCGGCCTCCCCCTCAGTCTCTGGCAGACAAAAGGGAAAAGCCGCGAAGGACGGATGGGGCGTACCCCCGGGGTCTCAG gtttcatgcttattaTAACCAGTTGATTTTTGAAaaaggtgccaagaccattcaatgggaaaagaaaagtctcttcaacaagtcatgctgggacaactggatatccgtatgtaaaagaatgaagttgcacccctacttcacaccatatacaaaaatcaactcaatgTGGATTATCCAACAGCCTGAAA